One region of Gimesia sp. genomic DNA includes:
- a CDS encoding PLP-dependent aminotransferase family protein encodes MSTPSNISFSKKRTWSHDLPISFLMQQGVENPGVLSLAAGLVDQGSLPVESTRQALESLLANPKMGLEALQYGTTAGSVALRTLLLSHLSNLEQKPADELGITVDNIIATTGSQQYLSLVGEILLDPGDICLVAAPTYFVFLGVLQGLGARIVSVETDEFGMRMDSLESTLDMLESQGDLTKVKMIYVVSDYENPSGLSLSIDRRQQIVEIARKWSKSQRIFILEDLAYRELCYDGPVTPSIRSFDPSGDNVILTQTFSKSFSPGLRVGFGVAPLEICAAIRDKKGNDDFGSTNLSQHILTRVMSDHLYYDHVATLQNVYREKRDCMLEAADEYFSDIPGVHWVHPNGGLYVWMTLPESIETGFQSPLFERAVHGEKVMYVPGELFYAVDQGLPAEEQLAPQKNHMRLTFGVQNPEGIREGMQRLSNAIKSLS; translated from the coding sequence ATGTCCACGCCCAGTAATATCAGTTTCAGTAAAAAAAGAACCTGGAGCCACGATTTACCCATCAGTTTTCTCATGCAGCAGGGTGTAGAAAATCCGGGGGTTCTGTCACTGGCAGCAGGCCTGGTCGACCAGGGAAGCCTCCCTGTAGAATCTACCAGGCAAGCTCTAGAGAGCCTGCTCGCCAATCCGAAAATGGGATTGGAAGCATTACAGTATGGAACGACGGCAGGATCTGTCGCTTTAAGAACATTACTGCTGTCCCATTTATCTAATCTGGAACAAAAGCCTGCTGACGAGTTGGGAATCACTGTGGATAACATCATTGCCACCACAGGCTCACAGCAGTATCTGTCTCTGGTTGGTGAGATATTGCTCGATCCCGGCGATATCTGCCTGGTTGCAGCTCCGACCTATTTTGTCTTTCTGGGTGTACTTCAGGGACTGGGAGCGCGAATCGTCTCTGTAGAAACCGATGAATTCGGTATGCGAATGGATTCGCTCGAATCAACCCTCGACATGCTGGAGTCCCAGGGTGACCTGACAAAAGTCAAGATGATCTACGTAGTTAGCGACTATGAAAATCCTTCCGGTCTCTCCCTTTCGATTGATCGCCGACAACAGATCGTCGAAATCGCACGCAAGTGGTCAAAGTCACAACGTATCTTTATCCTGGAAGACCTCGCCTATCGGGAACTCTGTTATGACGGGCCTGTGACCCCAAGTATACGAAGCTTTGATCCTTCTGGAGATAATGTGATTCTAACGCAAACTTTTTCCAAAAGTTTTTCCCCCGGGTTAAGAGTGGGTTTTGGAGTTGCCCCGCTTGAAATCTGCGCTGCCATACGTGACAAGAAAGGAAATGATGACTTTGGATCTACGAATCTGAGTCAGCATATTTTAACTCGCGTGATGAGCGATCATTTATATTACGACCACGTTGCAACCCTCCAAAACGTGTATCGCGAAAAACGAGACTGCATGCTGGAAGCCGCTGATGAATATTTTTCAGATATTCCTGGAGTCCATTGGGTACATCCAAATGGGGGACTCTACGTCTGGATGACCCTGCCTGAGTCAATTGAAACCGGGTTCCAAAGTCCACTATTCGAACGCGCTGTTCATGGAGAGAAAGTAATGTACGTTCCCGGCGAATTATTTTATGCTGTTGATCAAGGTCTCCCGGCCGAAGAACAACTGGCTCCACAAAAAAATCACATGCGGTTAACGTTTGGTGTTCAAAACCCGGAAGGAATTCGGGAAGGCATGCAGCGACTGTCCAACGCCATTAAGTCTCTTTCCTGA
- the csrA gene encoding carbon storage regulator CsrA, whose protein sequence is MLVLSRSRDEKIFIGDNITVTVVDIRGDKVRLGIAAPTDIPVHREEVYEAIKQEQRLKAEQETDYERMWREWAENKGKPCQ, encoded by the coding sequence ATGCTGGTTCTGAGTCGAAGTCGAGACGAAAAGATTTTCATTGGGGACAACATCACGGTCACTGTCGTGGATATCCGGGGCGATAAAGTCCGGTTGGGGATCGCCGCACCGACCGACATTCCCGTGCATCGTGAGGAAGTTTACGAAGCGATTAAGCAGGAACAACGGCTCAAAGCCGAGCAGGAAACTGATTACGAACGGATGTGGCGTGAATGGGCAGAAAACAAAGGCAAACCGTGCCAATGA
- a CDS encoding phage head-tail connector protein produces MTWTTKTTIKTLQGISDSSLDSVIDLLISQAEELVKGYLQREIEQASYTEYYSGTGTPILVLNQSPVQSVTSVQIDPKGYYGDGTDAFPESSLLVSGTDYVLRKNNASTTEVSDSGILYRLGTDWNRPQKTQRGQLASSPGRGKGNIKVAYIAGWETVPADIQFATNRLVTAMLESRTHAGRIHSESIEDFSYTLTGSESEASLLDSIKGSLSRYRKVVL; encoded by the coding sequence ATGACCTGGACGACTAAGACCACAATTAAAACATTACAGGGTATCAGTGATTCATCGCTGGACTCTGTGATAGATCTGCTGATTTCTCAGGCAGAGGAATTGGTCAAAGGCTACCTGCAGCGGGAAATTGAACAGGCGAGTTACACCGAGTATTACAGCGGGACCGGAACCCCAATCCTGGTTCTGAACCAGAGTCCGGTACAGTCTGTCACATCAGTTCAAATAGATCCCAAGGGGTATTACGGAGATGGTACAGATGCCTTTCCAGAATCCAGTTTGCTGGTATCAGGGACGGATTATGTTCTAAGAAAGAATAATGCTTCAACAACAGAAGTGAGTGACAGCGGAATTCTCTACCGACTGGGTACAGACTGGAATCGTCCTCAAAAGACTCAAAGAGGACAACTTGCCAGTTCTCCTGGAAGAGGAAAAGGAAATATCAAAGTCGCTTATATCGCGGGATGGGAAACCGTGCCAGCGGATATCCAGTTTGCGACAAACAGGCTGGTCACTGCAATGTTGGAATCACGCACCCATGCAGGGCGAATTCATTCAGAGTCCATCGAGGATTTCAGCTATACCCTCACTGGATCGGAATCTGAAGCCAGTCTATTGGATTCCATCAAAGGATCCCTGTCACGATATCGGAAGGTAGTGCTCTGA
- a CDS encoding phage major capsid protein, protein MSDTLEEKVKSLSSNIESLTKSVDQLNSPDISGLRHDAQGRLTSYWEQEEENSTSSKNVKQQRIKSMRTFPSGYQPYSEFKSFGEFIRCGFKDRSELISKTKNSWGKCKAIQGMSEVVGADGGIAILPEFHQEILTHIYQNDIFSRTDHYQVAGNNMTFPTDPESSRADGSRAGGLRAYWVGEGDPLTGAAPKLGETTLKLNKLAVLVYLTEELINDNGLALEAYVNKKVTEEMEFMLGESIFNGNGVGKPLGIMQSSARVTIPKESGQAANSIVAENILHMWSRMRASSRKNSAWFINQDTEPQLHQMSLGVSTAGGQLVYMPPSGVSEASYATLMGRPVIPTEFNETLGTEGDIMLASLDDYITISKGGIEQAESMHVEFLTDQLALRFIMRIDGKPWETQPLTPYKGTATQSSFVTLATRS, encoded by the coding sequence ATGTCTGATACGCTTGAGGAAAAAGTAAAGTCTCTCTCTTCCAACATCGAAAGTCTCACCAAAAGTGTGGATCAGTTAAACTCCCCCGATATCAGTGGTCTTCGGCATGATGCACAGGGCAGATTGACCAGCTATTGGGAACAGGAGGAAGAAAACTCCACCAGCTCGAAAAACGTAAAGCAACAACGCATCAAATCAATGCGTACTTTTCCCAGCGGATATCAACCCTATTCCGAATTTAAATCTTTCGGAGAATTTATTCGCTGCGGTTTCAAAGATCGAAGCGAGCTAATCTCAAAAACAAAGAACTCCTGGGGAAAGTGCAAAGCCATCCAGGGAATGTCGGAAGTCGTTGGAGCGGATGGTGGAATTGCAATCTTACCTGAATTTCATCAGGAGATTCTGACGCACATCTACCAGAACGATATTTTCAGTCGGACCGACCACTACCAGGTTGCCGGTAATAATATGACCTTCCCAACGGATCCAGAATCCAGTCGAGCTGACGGTTCGCGCGCTGGTGGTCTGCGTGCCTACTGGGTTGGAGAGGGAGATCCTCTTACGGGTGCGGCTCCCAAGCTCGGTGAGACGACCTTAAAACTCAATAAGCTGGCTGTTCTGGTTTATCTTACGGAAGAGCTTATCAACGATAACGGCCTGGCACTCGAAGCGTATGTCAATAAAAAAGTGACTGAAGAAATGGAATTCATGCTCGGGGAATCCATCTTCAATGGAAATGGGGTCGGAAAACCGCTTGGAATCATGCAATCATCTGCCCGGGTAACGATTCCCAAAGAATCCGGCCAGGCAGCGAACAGTATTGTCGCTGAGAACATCCTGCATATGTGGAGCAGAATGCGGGCTTCCTCTCGCAAAAATTCTGCCTGGTTCATCAATCAGGACACTGAACCACAACTTCATCAAATGAGTCTTGGAGTTTCTACCGCTGGAGGCCAGTTAGTTTATATGCCGCCTTCCGGTGTGTCAGAGGCATCTTACGCGACTTTAATGGGACGGCCTGTGATTCCCACTGAGTTCAATGAGACGCTCGGCACCGAAGGAGACATCATGCTCGCCAGTCTGGATGATTACATCACCATCAGTAAAGGGGGCATTGAACAGGCAGAATCAATGCACGTCGAGTTCCTGACCGACCAGTTGGCACTGCGGTTTATCATGCGAATTGATGGCAAGCCCTGGGAAACTCAGCCATTGACTCCCTACAAAGGGACCGCAACACAGTCCAGCTTCGTCACTCTGGCTACTCGATCTTAA
- a CDS encoding helix-turn-helix domain-containing protein, with protein MTTATESPADKKYGYTFGCDGVVDYSTAARMLGVCKRTVERYVENQDEFKRFRVGRHPGKKNQKCVICRRSLNDYIRSIEK; from the coding sequence ATGACAACAGCAACTGAAAGCCCGGCAGATAAAAAATATGGATACACTTTCGGCTGTGATGGTGTTGTTGATTACTCGACAGCAGCTCGCATGCTTGGCGTCTGCAAACGGACTGTTGAGCGATATGTAGAGAACCAGGATGAGTTCAAGCGTTTCAGAGTCGGGCGTCATCCAGGCAAGAAGAATCAGAAGTGTGTGATTTGTCGTCGGTCTCTCAATGACTACATACGCTCGATAGAAAAATGA
- a CDS encoding sodium/solute symporter (Members of the Solute:Sodium Symporter (SSS), TC 2.A.21 as described in tcdb.org, catalyze solute:Na+ symport. Known solutes for members of the family include sugars, amino acids, nucleosides, inositols, vitamins, urea or anions, depending on the system.): MKLFISIATLSIVFSLNTPLSAAESAAEPLPLNTGLHPVDWMIIAVYAILTIFLGWYFSRGQEDTSEYFVGSGQMNPFLIGVSLFATLLSTITYLSTPGEILGKGPVYLVKDLAMPFIFIIVGYVMLPVYMKSRVTSAYELLEEKLGLGIRMLGAVMFLGLRLIWMSLLVYLTAKAITTMLNVGEEWIPYIVLGTGLVAIIYTSLGGLRAVVITDLIQTILLFGGALLVIATITYHLGGFSWFPTQWDSNWDTQPFFSTDPATRVTYVGTFLSILIWYVATMCGDQVSVQRFMSTRDAAAARRSLAIQLTVSVVVSLTLAMVGFALLGYFNAFPSEIPAGMELKKDADKFFPHYIANHLPVGISGCVVSAMFAAAMSSIDSGVNSITAVVMTDFLDRFGFKPKTERGHVLSARLLALGIGVIVVLSSSLMGSIPGNITAVTNKTANLLTTPIFCLFFFALFVPFSRPAGVLVGTVLGTTTAVLIAFSGPIFIENYTSDMPDPISFQWIAPAAVSINIASGCLVSYLIASAQQKKSGAQRDLTSD; this comes from the coding sequence TTGAAATTGTTTATTTCCATTGCGACTTTGTCCATCGTCTTTTCTCTGAATACTCCACTTTCGGCAGCAGAATCAGCTGCTGAGCCCTTGCCACTTAACACGGGCTTGCATCCGGTCGACTGGATGATCATAGCCGTTTACGCAATTCTCACGATATTTCTGGGCTGGTATTTCAGTCGAGGACAGGAAGATACTTCTGAATATTTTGTAGGCAGCGGTCAGATGAATCCGTTTCTGATTGGTGTTTCACTCTTTGCCACACTCTTGAGTACAATCACTTATCTCTCTACTCCAGGAGAAATTCTGGGAAAAGGGCCCGTCTATCTGGTCAAAGACCTGGCAATGCCTTTCATTTTCATCATTGTCGGTTACGTGATGTTGCCGGTATATATGAAAAGTCGGGTTACCAGTGCATACGAACTATTGGAAGAAAAACTGGGGCTCGGCATTCGTATGCTGGGAGCAGTCATGTTCCTGGGCTTGCGATTAATCTGGATGTCGTTGCTGGTCTATTTGACAGCAAAAGCGATCACGACCATGTTGAATGTCGGAGAGGAGTGGATTCCCTATATCGTTCTGGGTACAGGGTTGGTAGCCATTATTTATACATCCCTGGGGGGCTTACGTGCTGTAGTCATCACCGATTTAATTCAGACGATTCTATTGTTTGGCGGAGCCTTGCTGGTGATTGCCACTATTACTTACCACTTGGGGGGCTTCAGCTGGTTTCCTACTCAGTGGGACTCTAACTGGGATACACAGCCATTTTTCAGTACTGACCCGGCGACACGCGTGACTTATGTTGGCACGTTTTTGTCAATTCTGATCTGGTATGTTGCTACCATGTGTGGAGACCAGGTTTCCGTGCAGCGATTCATGTCGACCCGGGATGCAGCGGCGGCACGACGATCTCTGGCTATCCAACTGACCGTTTCAGTGGTTGTATCATTGACTCTGGCGATGGTTGGTTTTGCGTTGCTGGGGTATTTCAATGCGTTTCCGAGTGAAATTCCTGCCGGTATGGAGCTCAAAAAGGATGCGGATAAATTTTTCCCACATTACATTGCAAATCATCTTCCCGTTGGAATATCAGGGTGTGTTGTGTCAGCGATGTTTGCAGCAGCCATGTCCAGTATCGATTCCGGTGTGAACTCCATCACAGCGGTCGTAATGACGGACTTTTTGGATCGATTTGGTTTCAAACCTAAAACAGAACGGGGACATGTTTTATCAGCACGTCTGCTGGCACTGGGAATTGGAGTCATCGTGGTTCTGTCCAGTTCATTGATGGGAAGTATTCCAGGAAACATCACTGCTGTGACGAATAAAACTGCGAACTTATTGACCACTCCTATTTTCTGTCTCTTCTTTTTTGCTCTTTTCGTCCCCTTTTCCAGACCCGCCGGCGTACTGGTCGGGACAGTATTGGGAACTACGACTGCCGTGTTGATTGCTTTTTCGGGACCTATTTTTATCGAGAATTATACATCTGATATGCCTGATCCGATCAGTTTTCAATGGATTGCGCCGGCCGCGGTTTCAATAAATATCGCCAGCGGTTGCCTGGTCAGTTATCTCATCGCCAGTGCGCAACAAAAGAAGTCGGGTGCGCAACGGGATCTGACTTCCGATTAA